A genomic window from Spiroplasma helicoides includes:
- a CDS encoding aldo/keto reductase — MKKRVLGKDLKVSEIGYGAMGLSFASPPFPTKKEAILFLKEAKKKGVTFFDTAEIYGPFKNEEIMGEAFKDCREEVVIATKFGFKYDGDKVIGLDSSRENILRAVEGSLKRLQTNYIDLLYQHRVDPSVPIEEVALVMKELKEQGKIRHWGLSEASATTIKKAHAVFPVTALQSEYSMFWREPEEKILPLLEELKIGFVPFSPLGRGFLTGTIKPGHVFEEGDFRNTIPRFNNPEFLKENMKLVDYLTDIAKQKNTTPAAIAIAWLLAQKDFIVPIPGTKNLDRLDQNLSGSNVTFTKEELQKIKEYLDRIEIMGHRYSEATEKAIDKD; from the coding sequence ATGAAAAAAAGAGTTTTAGGAAAAGATTTAAAAGTATCAGAAATTGGTTATGGAGCCATGGGTTTAAGTTTTGCATCCCCACCATTCCCTACAAAAAAAGAAGCTATTTTATTTCTAAAAGAAGCTAAAAAAAAGGGAGTTACTTTTTTTGATACAGCTGAAATATATGGACCCTTTAAAAATGAAGAGATAATGGGAGAAGCATTCAAGGACTGTAGAGAAGAAGTTGTTATAGCAACTAAATTTGGATTTAAGTATGATGGTGATAAAGTTATTGGTTTAGACTCATCAAGAGAAAACATTCTTAGAGCTGTGGAAGGTAGTTTAAAAAGATTACAAACAAATTACATTGACCTTTTATATCAGCATAGAGTTGATCCTAGTGTTCCAATTGAAGAAGTTGCATTAGTAATGAAAGAACTAAAAGAACAAGGAAAAATAAGACACTGAGGTCTTAGTGAAGCTAGTGCTACAACTATTAAAAAAGCACATGCTGTGTTTCCAGTAACTGCTTTACAAAGTGAATACTCAATGTTTTGAAGAGAGCCAGAAGAAAAAATATTACCATTACTAGAAGAGTTAAAAATTGGTTTTGTTCCATTTTCTCCGTTAGGTAGAGGATTTTTAACAGGAACTATAAAACCAGGTCATGTATTTGAAGAAGGTGACTTTAGAAATACTATACCTAGATTTAATAACCCTGAGTTTTTAAAAGAGAATATGAAACTTGTAGATTATTTAACAGATATTGCAAAACAAAAAAATACAACTCCTGCTGCAATCGCAATTGCATGATTATTGGCGCAAAAAGATTTTATAGTTCCTATTCCAGGAACAAAAAATTTAGATAGGTTAGATCAAAATTTGAGTGGTTCTAATGTTACATTTACAAAAGAAGAACTACAAAAAATTAAAGAATATCTTGATAGAATTGAAATTATGGGCCATAGATATAGCGAGGCAACTGAAAAAGCAATTGACAAAGATTAA